Genomic window (Desulforapulum autotrophicum HRM2):
AGGGTGGTGACATACTCTTTTTTTGCAAGATCCTGGGCCTTTCGGCCAAGGATATGCAGACTGACAGGGAGACCCTCAACGGCCTGGGCCACCCGGCCAAAGGTGTCCGCAGTAACCACATGGACTTCAAGGTCCTGGGCAACCTTTCTGACAAGGGCTTCAACCCCGTCGATCAATCTGCCGTCACAGGCCATGGTGCCGTTGTAATCCATCACCAGGTGACTGAGTCGAAGCTCGCCAAATCCAGGCACGTCTATTTGAATCATGCATTCCTCCTTTTGGGCAAAACGCCTGCTCCTGGGTAACAGCAGGAAAGGATTGGGGAGAGCACTACAAAGCCTTTGTACCAACCCAAACGGCTGTTTTGCCTTGACTTTTTTCAGTTTTCTGTAAAGATATAGTGATTCTATATGAAACACTCACCAAAGCATCTCAGTGAAGGCGTTTCAATTTACGTTGTGGTCAGGGCAGATATCATGCTCCGACCATGCCGGTTATACCAATCAGAACAGGAATAACAAGGGGAATCCTCATGAAAATAGTCGACTATAAGGGCATTGAGCCCACCCGATTTGACAATGGCGTGGCAAAGGGCATTACAGGAAGGGTGGTTATTGGCAAGGAAGACGGGGCCAACAACTTCTGCATGCGGGTCTTTGAAGTTGAAAAAAACGGTCACACACCCCGCCACAGCCATGAATGGGAGCATGAAATCTTTTTTCACTCAGGCATGGGTGAGGTCCTCTGCCAGGGCAAATGGACCCCGGTCTCTTCCGGAGCCGCCGTGTTTGTTCCGGGCAACGAAGACCACCAGATCCAAAACACGGGCCAAGACACCCTGGTCTTTGTCTGTCTGATACCCAAGGGCGCACCGGAGATTTAAACGATGGCCATAGGGAGTTGCGTCAGCAAAGAAGGCCATTTTATCGTCGGAATCCATGACCCTGGATTCAAGATGGCAAACTTCAGAGAAAATGATTTTGTTCGTTCCCTGGGAACGATGCCCGACGGCACTCCCGTGGACAACCAGGTCAACTTTCCCCAGGGGGAGGTTAACGCCCGGTCAGCCGACCGGATCTATGAAATCATGAACCCCTTTGCCTTCAGGGGGGTCTCCTACATCAACTCCAGGTGGGCCAATGCTGCTGCAGCCGCCCCAAAAACCATCTGTATCACCCCGGAAAAACCGGTGTCACTTATCTCCACACTTGGCCGCTGGCTTGCCGACAACGGCATCAGCGACAAGGATCCCCAGAACTTCATCCCTGGCATGCCAGAGCCCATGCTCATGGCCCTTGCCAATGTTTCCACGGATCCAGAAGAACTTGTCTGCCTTGCAAAGGCTTGCTGCTCGTTTGTCTTTGGTGGTGACGGAACAACCCCAACGGGTCTCAAGTTCAACCAGACCGCTCCTGGACGGCCACGGCCGGCCATCAGCAACCATACCCTGTTTGAAATCATCGCAAACAACCCCAGCCTTCCCGACGACTACAAGCGGGCCATGTTGCTCACCCCGGGGATCCAGGGCAACAGTGAAATCCTGGGCGAATGGCAGGAACAGGACAGCCACGTATTTGAATACCTTCGAACCAACTCCTACATCCCCTGGGGCCATTTTGCCGCCAACACGGCCGACGATACAGTTCGATATCGAATACGCGATCTGACCCTGACCGACATGGAGGGAATGCGCCATCTCTATTACCAACGGATTTATTCCCTGCTGGCCCAACAGCTCGAAATCGACCTGCCCGGCCCCAGGCAACGGATTTCAAAACAATCCCTTGAGACCCTTCGCCTTGACATTGTGAGTCGCCTTAAACAGCCCAACAGCGATCTGGCCTTTAACGGCTCCCTGTGGGGATGGAACTTTGGATTTGGATTTGCCCAGTCAGGATACAGACTCCACGCCTCCCACCAGCAGATCCACCAGCAGTACGCAATGGTTCCTGCCTCGGTAATGGACGACACGGGCCGACCATTTGCCTCGTTTGCCTGCGGAGATATGGTGGCTGAGTTTATCAAACGCTACAGACAAGAAACAGGCAAAAATTTTTTCCAAAACTACCTCAAGGCCATCCGATCCAATAAAAGAACCGATGGAAACAGGGACAGACCCTCGTCCATAGTGGTGCATGAGGATGAAAATATCATTGTTTTTGTGCCCAAGGCCCAGACATCCCAGTGGGAACTCCAGCTCACCACCAAACGGCCGTGCGGCAACATCCTTGAGGCGGACACTGACCTGCGTGCCTCCCTTGATCGGGGCATACTTGCAGCGCTTTGGACCCTGGAATCCCTGGGGGCAAGAATGGTTACCAATATAGAATATTCAAAACGGTTTGACAGAAAAGACCAAGACCAGCACCTTGTCTACTCGTTTCTGCCACGGCTTCCCCATTCACCGGGTGCATTCAGCGAGGCCCAGCAACGGTGGATCATCGGACATTTCCCAGAAGATTTTGCCCTGGCCTGCCGGTCACGACTTGGGGGGATCACTGGTTGAACAGAATCTGCTCAACGGTTTCAAAGGTTGCCATACCCTTGTTGATCATGGGTGCTATGGCCCGGGTAAATGCCTCTATTTTCTCTCGTGTGTCAACCACTTCAACCACCACGGGAAGATCCTCGGACAGGCAGAGCACCTTAAAGGTTCTGATCTTGCCCTGGGCCGCATAACCAAGAAGCCCCCTGATCACAGTGGCCCCAGCCATGCCCATGGTTCTTGCCTGTTCGACAATGGCCTCGTACAGAAGTCGCCTGCCGTATTTCTGATCTTCGCCGATGAAAATTCGCATGAGACATGCCTTGGTTGACTCTTCCATAAACAACACTCTCCTTAAATTAAACGGCCAAGTACAATTCCAGCCATAAGCGCCCCAAAACCAAGGCTGTTCTGGAGCAAAAGGTTCACGATGCCATAGATCCACTCCGTGGAGCGGACCAGCATACCCGTCTCAAGAATAAATGCGGAAAAGGTGGTAAAGGCCCCCATGAACCCCACTAACACAAAGGTTCTGACCTCTCCTGAAACGGCCCAGCGGCTTTCGAATAGGGTCCAGAGAAAACCCGCAGCAAAACAGCCGGTGATGTTGACAACCAGTGTGCCAAAGGGAAAAAACGACGAGTTAAATTGCTGGACAAACCCTGCCAGGCTGTACCGGGCAAGGGTTCCCAGGGCACCTGCCAGGGCGATAAAAACAAATTTGTGCTCCATGTGGAGGTCTCCTTTCCATGGTTTTTTAAGTGTTTGCCCAGGGTAAGTCAAGGCAATTTTATGGAAGCCCGGTTTGACATTCACCTGTTTTAATGGAATAATAATTTATATATCCCCTCAATCGGCCCTTCCGGGCAAGGAGGTTTCCATGGATAACCAACGTCGAGCCTTAAACAAAATCATTGAAGAACAGGTCAAAAAATGGCAGTATCTAAAAGATAGCCAGACCCGGGAAAAGATTTCACCCACAATGGTGGTCACCATCTCAAGGGAGGCTGGAAGTGGCGGCAGGCTTATTGCGGAAGGGCTTGCGGTCAAGTTGGGATTTGATCTCTTTCACCAGGAGGTGGTTCACGAGATGGCAAAGGATGCCAACATCAGCCTGAGGTTCATGGAGACCCTGGACGAAAGGAGTCTCAATACCCTGGACAACTGGATCGCATCCCTGGTTGACGAGCGCTACCTCTGGCCGGACCAGTATATGCAGCACCTGATGAAGGTGATCGGAACCATTGGCAGATACGGCAAAAGTGTTGTTGTCGGCAGGGGAGCCAACTTCATTCTCCCCAAGGATATGAGAATCAGCGTTCGGATCATCGCCCCTTTTGAATTAAGAAGAAAAAGGGTTGCCAAAGCATTTGGCCTTTCAGAAACCGAGGCTGAAAAACGGATTACCCTGACGGAATCCAGGCGAGACGCCTTTATCAGGAGGCATTTCAACGCCTCCATATCAAACAGCTACCACTATGACATGGTTCTCAACACCGAAAACCTTGAGATAGACGATGGAATCGCAGCCATTGAGGCAGTGGTACAGAAAAGGATGAAACGTGATATTACATGATACCATCTACGAATGGGACGGTAAGAGCAATGACGGTGAAAAACCTGTGGCCTGGTGGCCGGGAGCCTATCGAATACGAATCATTGATTTGACGGCGGGAACCCCCCAGGTGATCCATCTCAAATCCAGGGCTGTGATCTGTCGAAACCGGGACAAGGGTACTTCCATTCGAAACTGCATCGAAAGCTTTGCCAAAAAGGTGTCCCAGAAATATGATCTTGACATCACCCGGGTGCTCTGGGTTGAAATCGGACAAGAGGACCCCAGTGATGTTCAGATCGCAACCCTCAAGCGAGTTTCACCCATGGGGGGAAATGATCTTTTTGCAGCATCCTGGCGCCCTGCCCGGCCTAATGAGCTTGAATCGCTCTCCCCCTTTCTGGTTGATTTCACCGACGACCCGCCCCTGGAGCCTCCCAAGGCCCAGGGACATTGATCCAGTTTACCCCATATAAAACAAGGAAAATACCCATGGCAATTCTCAGCAGAATCATCATATTTCTGACGGTCCTTTCGTTCACTTCTCCTTTAAGCCCCGCAGATGCTGGCTATAAAGATCTTTTAAAAGATTTCCAGTCCACCATCAAGCCCGATGCCGCAGTTCTGCCAACAACCCTGTCAGACGATACCATTATCAAGGGGTTAAAGGAGGCCCTGGCCACCGGTTCAGAAAAGGCCGTGGCCCTGGTTTCCAAATCCGACGGATATTACAAAAACCCGGAAATAAAGATCCCATTGCCCCCGGCTGTACAGAAGGTGGAAACCCTTCTAAAGGCTGCGGGAATGACAGGTCTAATTGATCAGTTTGAGCAGAGCATGAACCGGGCCGCTGAGCAGGCCGCACCCCAGGCAACGGAACTTTTTGTGGATGCCGTCAAAACAATGTCCTTCAGCGACGCCAAAAAAATCCTCAACGGCAGGGACAACGAAGCAACCCTGTACTTTAAGGATCGAACCTGGGACAAACTGTCCGAACGCTTTCGACCCGTTGTCCACAATACCATGGCAGAGGTGGGTGTCACCAGGAACTTTCAGGAACTCTCTGCCAAAACAGAGGCCATACCCTTTGCAGGGACATTAGACCTTGACCCTGACACCTATGTCACAACCAAAGCCCTGGACGGACTGTTTCTCATGCTGGCAAAAGAAGAACAGAAGATCCGCCAGGATCCTGCAGCCCGGGTAACGGACATATTAAAAACAGTATTCAATAAATAGCCTAGGAACCGTCCATGAACAAGTACTTGAAGTGGAGTCTAATTGCATCTGGAACCTTTGTCGCACTAATTCTCCTTGCCATCCTGATCGTACCTCGGGTTGTGGACGTAAACAGCTACAGACCACAGATCGAACATCAGGTGTCCAAGGCCACGGGAAGACCCTTTGTTCTTGGGGGCGAGCTTGACCTTTCTGTTTTCCCCTGGATGGGCCTGACCCTGTCCAACCTCACCCTGGGAAGCCCAGAGGGGTTTGACCAGAAAGAATTCATAACAATCAAACGGTTTGAAGTAAGGGTCAAGGTGTTGCCCCTTTTTTCACGTACCATCCAGGTGAAAAAATTTGTAGTGGACACCCCTCAAATCTTCCTTGTAAAAAACACGACCGGGGGGACAAACTGGGACATGGGCCAGGCACAACCGCCCACCCCGAAACAACAACCGGCAGACAAGAACACTCCTGCCGGAGAGAAGGCTGGCGCTTTGCCCTTCAAAGCTTTGTTCGTTGATGAATTTGCCATCCAGAACGGGCGTATCCACTATCGCGACCTTGGGCTGAAGGTTACAAAAGAGATCTCGAACGTCACCCTGACCCTTGAGGACCTCAACCTGGAAGACCCTATAAAAATAAAATTTTCAGCCATTGCAGACGGCCATCCCCTGTCGTTGAACGGACTTGTCGGCCCCATTGGAAAAGAACCCGGCAGGGGAATGATTCCCCTGGATATAACCCTCAAGGCCCTGGACGAAATAACCATGAAGGTCAAGGGGGGGATTAATGACCCCATAACAACCCCGGGATTTGACCTGGACCTTGAGCTGTCTGATTTTTCCCCGAGAAAACTCCTGACGGCCCTTGGGAATTCGACCCCCATATTAACGGCCGACCCCAGGGTTCTGGAGCATCTTCAACTCAACCTTCACCTCAAGGGAGACCCCGGAGCTGTTACTGTTTCAAACGGCACCCTGATTCTTGACGACTCAACCCTGACATTCTCGGCCCGGGCGAAAGATTTTTCAAAACCCGACCTGGGCGTTGACATGGTCGTTGACAAGATCAATCTGGATCGATACCTTCCCCCAGAACAACCCCCGGGCTCTCCTGTTGGCACGGCTAAAAGCCCTGCTGAACCATCTGCAACAGCCAGGGCCAAAATCGATTATTCCCCGTTACGAGAACTGGCCATTAATGCAACCCTCAAAATCGGATCCCTTGTGGCCAAAAAGGCACAACTCCATGAGGTTCAGATGACGATCAAGGGTAAAAACGGGCGCTTCAACCTGGACCCCCTCTCCCTTGATCTCTACCAGGGAACCATTGTTTCCAGAGCAGACCTGGATGTCACCACGGATACGCCAAGGGTCAACCTCACCGTTAACGCAGAAAAAATAGCCTCCGGTGCCCTGGTCGCCGATGTGCTGGAAAAAAAGATCATCCAGGGCCAGCTGGACTCTACCGTGGGGATAACCCTTGCCGGAGATACACCCGGGGCCATCAAAAAAAGTTTAAACGGCAAGGGGAATCTCAAATTCACAGACGGTGCCATCATCGGCATCGACATCCCGGGAATGGTGAGAAACGCCAAGGCAAGCTTTGGCTTAGGGGAACGGTCAACCACCCAGCCCCGCACCGACTTTGCAGAATTAATTCTTCCCTTTACCGTCACCAACGGCCTTGTGGACATCACCGGTACAGCGCTTAACTCTCCCCTTCTCAGGGTTACAGCAAAGGGGACAACAGATCTTGCGGCAGAAACCCTGAACATACGGGTGGAACCTAAATTCGTCTCCACCCTGAAAGGCCAGGGGGACACCAAAGAACGTTCCGGTCTCATGGTCCCGGTTCTGATCACCGGCACCCTGGACAAGCCCAAATTCAGTCCAGATCTTAAATCCATGGTTCAATCTATTCTCCCGGATGAGGAGGCCCTGAAATCCCTGGTCAAGGACGGAAAAATTGACAAGGAGGCAATTCAAAAGACAGGGGAAGACGTCAAGCAGCTGTTCAAGGGCTTTTTGCCGTTAAAAGGGAACAAGGAATGATCCAGCAGATCACCCTTAGAATCCCGCCCGAACGTATAACAGACCTTGAATTCATCAAAGCATCCGCAGCCCGCCGTTTAAAAATGGGTGTGGATGATGTCGACACCGTTCAGGTCCTGCGCAGATCCGTTGATGCCAGGGGCCGAACACCCGTGTTCCAGATCCAGACGGCCGTGTATTCCAATGAACCCATGGAGCAACTCTGCCGGCAGGTTTCCTACAAGCCGGCAAACCCTGGTCAAAGGGTAATCGTTGTGGGCAGTGGTCCTGCAGGACTGTTTGCAGCCCTGGGACTGATCGAAAGAGGAATCACACCCATTGTCCTGGAGCGGGGAAAAGATGTAAAACAACGGCGGTACGACCTTAAGGCCATCAATACCCGGGGGGTGGTGGATCCAGATTCCAACTATTGTTTTGGAGAGGGCGGGGCAGGCACCTACAGCGACGGCAAGCTCTATACCCGGTCCACCAAACGGGGAGATGTAAAACGAATCCTCTCCATCCTGGTTCAACATGGGGCTGTCCCGGACATCCTTGTGAACGCCCACCCCCACATTGGTTCCAACAAACTGCCCAGAATCATCGAGGCCATCCGTAACACCATTCTCCAATGCCATGGTGAGATTCATTTTAATTCACGGGTCACAGGCCTCGTCCTTAAAAATGATAAAATCATGGGGGTCACCACCGACCACAGGGAATTCACAGCAGATGCTGTCATCCTGGCAACGGGCCATTCGGCACGGGACATTTACCAACTCCTTGACCGCCACCATATTCTGCTTGAAGCCAAGCCCTATGCCATGGGTGTTCGGGTGGAACATCCCCAGGAACTGATCAATGCCATCCAGTATGGCGACCACCAGAACAATAAATTTCTGCCAACGGCAAGTTATTCCCTTGCCTGCCAGGTGGGACGGACAGGGGTTTACTCCTTTTGCATGTGCCCGGGCGGTATGCTGGTGCCTGCGGCCACAGCACCCGGGGAACTGGTCTTGAACGGGATGTCCAACTCCCTTCGCAACCTGCCCCATGCCAATGCCGGAATGGTTGTCACCATTGATTCAAGCCAGTATGGGCACCACAATGATTTAAAGCATTTTGCAGGACTTGAGTTCCAGCGACAAATCGAAACAAGGGCGTTCCAGGCCGGGGGCCGGACCCAGGCGGCTCCGGCCCAGCGCATGACGGATTTTCTTGATGATAAAATTTCCACCACCCTTCCTGCCACATCCTATATCCCCGGGATGATCAGCTGTTCTTTGCCGGAAATCCTTGGGGAGCATATCTCCAATGCCCTGAAACAGGCATTTCAGATCTTTGGGCAGAAAATGAAAGGATACGTTACCGAAGAGGCCAAACTGCTGGCCGTGGAGAGCCGGACCAGTTCACCCGTCAGAATTCCCAGGCAGGCGGATACAAGGATGCATCCACAGATCAGCGGACTTTTTCCCGTTGGTGAAGGGGCAGGCTATGCCGGCGGCATTGTCTCGTCGGCCATTGACGGCCAAGCCTCGGCCAATGCCGCCTTTGCATACCTGCCCGGCCATTAATCAAGGGCAACAAATGCTCGTTCTAAATACCATCCTGCAGGATGGCTGGCCTTGGCTGGTAGTGTCAAATATTCCTTTTTCCCAGGATGCTGTTTCGCATAGAGAAAAAATCCATCCGAGTTAATGGGATGAACATAAAGGCTTTTTACAAGGTGTGGCTGACTGGCGGGAACGTTCTTGAAGAAAGCACCCTTTCTGGTAAATTCTGCATAGGTATCTTTATCAACTTTAACGTATCGGTGATTGGTGACCTCATCATAATAGGTTTCCCCTGTTACCCTCGGAACTTCAACGGCCGAATATCCAAGACCGGTTTCACTCTTCCTGCGCATGCTTTGAATGATCTGATCGACTCTGGCAATCTGGTAGCCAGCCCCGGCCCTGGCAACGTCTTTGATGATCATCTCCCTGTTGTCCATAATAAATGCCAGAATCTTTTTGCAATCACTCCTGGTAAGCTTCTCCCTATCGATATCTGGAAGCTCCGCCATGGCAGAATAAAATTGTGTCAGGCAGGTGACGGCTGTGGATGCGGCTGACATTCCGCCATGGTCACCCGCCCAACAATTTCCTGTCATAAAAAGAATTAACACAAATACGGCCAAAGTTTTAAATGGTTTCATGGCCCCCTCCTTTGGGTTAAATGCTTAATAAAACATGATTATTACATTGGCATCCTGCATCCCCCCTTTTAAGTTTGCCCTGAAAATTGCATTCAGAGTCAGTGAACAAATATGCCTATACAACGGCCCTGCCATGAAAAGGCAGCCCGAGAAGGCAGATACATCCAAAAATCAACGAAATCCGTGAAAAGGCTTAGGGTCAACCTAAATCTATTTGGCAGCAGTAGATTGCAGTATGACAGTCCATGTGCCGAGGGAGGAGAACGATTAAGGAGGGAGAATTATGAATACCAATCATGCAATAATTGATATTCATCATTTAAGACAAAAACCAACCCATTGTCAAGGGGAAAATCAAAAGGATAGCTATTCTAATTAGCGTTGCATCTGTATGGAGCAGCCCGGCACACCCATAAGTGATGAAATTATCCCATAATTTTTGATTTTTTGGAAAAATCCGAGTATACTGATTAGTGGGTTTTGGAGTTCCGAGTGAATTGCTATTCGCTGAACTGCCGTCAAATCAAAGTCCGATAATTAAGTTAATTATTTTAACCATACGATGGGTTTTATTTTCCATGACTTTTTTGTCCAACTACCACAATCTGGTAGAAAAAATCGACCATTTCTGCCGGGACATCGAAAATAGATACCCTGAATCCCTTGTCTGCCAAAAAGGATGCAGCAGCTGCTGCCGTCACATAAGCCTCTTTCCCGTGGAGGCCCTGGCCCTGAACATGGCCCTCACCGCCCTCTCCTGGACAACCCGGAAAAAAATTCAACACCGGGCCGAGACCGCGGGACCGGACGATGAATGCCCCCTGTTAGAAGATGGTGCATGCCTCATGTACAGTCACCGACCCGTCATATGCAGAACCCACGGCCTGCCAATACTCATAAAAACCCCACAGGGTTTTCGCATGGACCACTGCCCCTTGAATTTCACAACCGGGGAAAAACCTGAAAGGGCTTTTACCCTGGATCTGGAACAGCTCAACACACTCTTGTCAACCGTAAACGACCTGCTGATAACCGAAGTTTTGGACCCAGGAACCCTGCCCGAACGAATCCTTCTCTCCCAGGCCCTTACCATGGAGTGGCAATCAGCCTAGGATGATCCGTTATGGGTGCAGCCATGGATCCAAGGGCAACCCCGGAAAAAAATTCCCGTGGTTACAATCGCACTCAGGGATTGCGCCAGACAAGAAGCCCCTCACGTATGGAGAACGGACCCAAAGTGAACCGGTTGGTTTCCGTCTGTTCAAACCACCGGCGTTTAATCTTCACGTTGGGGCTTCGCCCATCGGTTGAATTAAGCACCTTTACCCGTCCTCCCATGCCGCGCACCGCAACCCGCCGATAGGAGTCAAAACAGTAAACCCATTCGTCATCAACGGCCATGATCATGATATAATGCTCCTCCCGGGGGGTGAGCAGCATATTGCACAAAACAATCCCACCCTCGTCAAGGCAGGTGACGATTCGGCCATCCTTGTCCAGGGTGACGGCTTTTTTTTCAAGAAATTCCGTCTGAACCGAAAATTTCTTCATTTTATAGGAACTGAGCCAGTTGCCCAGCATCCGGACCGCATACTTGCTGGTTCCGCCAACACCAAAACGGGCGTCCCTGCTCACGGTATCCAGACAGTAGAGATAAATGTGCTGGATAACCATGGGGGGAATCTCCTTTCTCTGGTACAGATAACTCACCCCATTGATCAAGGCTGTGGGAACACAGTCATATTCAGACACCTGGTAGTGGAAGGGTATATACATCAGCAAATTCCATGGATTTATCTTTATTTTAAATTACATCTCCTTTTACTGTATTCTGTTCGCCCATGCAAGTTTGAACATTAATGTCCGCGGTTTGCATCCATGGAATAAATGCTGGTCAATCGTGCTTTTCAGGGGGTGTACATTTTCCCTTTGAAGAACACCCCCCACAACCGCCACAGCCACAGGAGCCCTTTTTCCCGCAGGAAGCCACAATGCTTTTAATCGTATAAAAGATAGCTACAGCAACAATAATTCCAACAATAATTTCATCCATTTGAACATCTCCTTGTTTAAACCAGTATAAAACGTCCCACCTGATAAAAGAAGGCAGAAATTGCAAATGCCAGACAGGTATTGAAAACAACCGAGAAAACCGCCCATTTCCAGGTGCCGGTTTCCCTTGCAATACAGACCACAGTAACAAAGCAGGGCGCATAAAAAATAGTGAACAAAATCAAACTGAATGCCGTTAAAGGGGTCCACCCCGGGTCTGACTTAAGCCTTTGTGCAAGGGAAACGGTTTCTTCAGGATCAACCGCACCCAGGGAATAGGCCGTCCCCAGGGTGGAAATTACCACCTCTTTTGCGGCAAACCCGCCGATTAGTGCGATATTTGTCCGCCAGTCAAAACCGGCGAACCGGGTAATGCCCTCAAGGGAAGTTCCAATACGGCCGGCAATGGAATTTTTAAGCTCAGCCCGGGCCTGATCCACATCAACCTGAAGCAATTGCTGCTTGATTGAAGGGGTGCTGAGCAACGTCCCCCCAAGGCCTGCCGTTATTTTTCCCCTCTGGATTTCAAATTCATTGGTCTCGATATCATTGAGTCCGGGAAAGGTCATCATGGTCCAAAGAACAATGGAAATACCCAAAATAACCGTCCCGGCCTTTTTGATGTATTGCCGGGTTCTTTCCCAGGTATGGATAAAAAGTCCCTTTAAGGTAGGTAATCGATAGGGGGGAAGTTCCATGATAAAGGGTGTCGATTCCCCTTTAATAATCGTGGACCGCAGCAGCCGGGCCACAAGCAGGGCTCCCATCCAGGAAATCATGGTAATCAGCAACATGACCTGGGCCTGGTTGTCCTCAAAAAAAGCCGCCACCAGCAGGGCAAATACGGGCATTTTCGCGCCACAGTTCATAAAGGGAACCGTTAAAAGGGTTGCCAGCCTTTCCTTTGGAGACTTCAGGGTACGGGTTGCCATGACACCGGGAACGGCACAGCCTCCGGCAATGCCGCCCGAAACAATAAAGGCCATGACCGAACCGCCGTGGAGGCCAAACATTCTAAAGACCCGGTCCAGCATAAACGAGATCCGGGCAAGGTATCCAGAATCCTCAAGAAAAGAAATTCCAAGAAACATGAACATGATCAGGGGCACAAACCCTAGAACCCCACCGACCCCGTCTATGATCCCCGACATAAGTAAAGATTTGAAAAGTCCGCCCGGCAGGGTGTGATC
Coding sequences:
- a CDS encoding YkgJ family cysteine cluster protein, which produces MTFLSNYHNLVEKIDHFCRDIENRYPESLVCQKGCSSCCRHISLFPVEALALNMALTALSWTTRKKIQHRAETAGPDDECPLLEDGACLMYSHRPVICRTHGLPILIKTPQGFRMDHCPLNFTTGEKPERAFTLDLEQLNTLLSTVNDLLITEVLDPGTLPERILLSQALTMEWQSA
- a CDS encoding FeoB-associated Cys-rich membrane protein, which gives rise to MDEIIVGIIVAVAIFYTIKSIVASCGKKGSCGCGGCGGCSSKGKCTPPEKHD
- the feoB gene encoding ferrous iron transport protein B, whose product is MEQAIVLAGNPNSGKTTLFNALTGARQHVGNYPGVTVEKKQGTCLSEAGRFEVIDLPGTYSLTAYSLEEVVARDYIVNENPQMVVNIVDASNLERNLYLTVQFMEMGLPVCIALNMMDVAKKRGVKIDTEKLSQLLNIPVVPTVARTGKGKQELMKVIASQPSGPVKPLDISYGPDIDQALDGMEQIIESGGFLTHRYRARWVGLKFFENDQQIIELGQKQDEKIASKLAAVVEQTTKHLRSTLDTHPEGVIADQRYGYVNSLLRQGIIQIHQDENRLRLSDRIDRIAIHRLFGPLIMAAVLLGLYQFIFTYSGIPGGWLDLFFGWVSGLVDHTLPGGLFKSLLMSGIIDGVGGVLGFVPLIMFMFLGISFLEDSGYLARISFMLDRVFRMFGLHGGSVMAFIVSGGIAGGCAVPGVMATRTLKSPKERLATLLTVPFMNCGAKMPVFALLVAAFFEDNQAQVMLLITMISWMGALLVARLLRSTIIKGESTPFIMELPPYRLPTLKGLFIHTWERTRQYIKKAGTVILGISIVLWTMMTFPGLNDIETNEFEIQRGKITAGLGGTLLSTPSIKQQLLQVDVDQARAELKNSIAGRIGTSLEGITRFAGFDWRTNIALIGGFAAKEVVISTLGTAYSLGAVDPEETVSLAQRLKSDPGWTPLTAFSLILFTIFYAPCFVTVVCIARETGTWKWAVFSVVFNTCLAFAISAFFYQVGRFILV